The proteins below are encoded in one region of Rhododendron vialii isolate Sample 1 chromosome 7a, ASM3025357v1:
- the LOC131331808 gene encoding uncharacterized protein LOC131331808: protein MAEDEVLIELDAVQAVYGDDCLVLESYPPHIQVHIKPRTADISSQQFVEAVIGIRAGQQYPKEPPHINILESKGLDEQRKNHLITGIQDKACELLSCLMLVALCEEAVEMLSSMNHPEGNCPLCLYPLVEESAGSNALPFMKLMSCFHCFHCECIIRWWNWLQSQKVVPSNSSGSSVRGSRDMVNSEWVHAIAEESTGSCPVCRKVFHAKDIEHVLHLVGAYSHLSSSDAKLDDDESLIESDSEKFRREKFESVLKLQQENSGLIEPPKNEVLLPGMFLPRPIPEPTTVSVKETTDPQNTESSVGAVANSSGSSNRPRTSGHRNSGMRKHRGGRNPRNQGRQWIKKESGNVD from the exons ATGGCCGAAGATGAAGTGCTGATCGAACTAGATGCGGTGCAAGCAGTCTACGGCGACGACTGTCTCGTTCTTGAATCATACCCTCCCCATATCCAAGTCCACATCAAGCCCCGAACCGCCGATATCTCCTCCCAACAG TTTGTGGAAGCCGTTATTGGAATACGAGCTGGTCAACAG TATCCCAAGGAGCCACctcatattaatattttggAGTCGAAGGGTCTTGATGAACAAAGGAAAAATCATCTTATAACTGGTATTCAGGACAAAGCTTGCGAACTCTTGTCTTGTTTAATGCTTGTAGCACTTTGTGAG GAAGCAGTGGAAATGCTCTCTAGTATGAATCATCCAGAAGGAAATTGTCCACTATGTTTGTATCCATTGGTTGAAGAAAGTGCAGGAAGTAACGCATTGCCATTTATGAAGTTGATGTCGTGTTTCCATTGCTTTCATTG TGAGTGCATTATTAGATGGTGGAATTGGCTCCAATCACAAAAAGTAGTCCCGTCAAATTCATCAGGTTCATCTGTGCGTGGTTCCAGGGACATGGTAAATTCAGAAT GGGTGCATGCGATAGCAGAAGAGAGCACGGGTAGTTGCCCAGTTTGCCGTAAGGTTTTTCATGCCAAGGATATTGAACACGTGCTTCACTTGGTTGGGGCTTATTCTCATTTG AGTTCCAGTGATGCCAAGCTTGACGACGATGAGAGCCTTATTGAATCAGATTCAGAGAAATTCAGAAGAGAGAAATTTGAATCCGTATTGAAACTGCAGCAAGAGAACAGCGGCTTAATAGAACCCCCAAAGAATGAAGTTCTATTACCGGGTATGTTTCTTCCACGTCCAATCCCAGAACCCACAACTGTCTCAGTCAAAGAAACCACCGATCCACAAAACACTGAATCAAGTGTTGGAGCAGTAGCAAATTCTAGTGGTTCTTCAAATAGGCCTAGAACCAGTGGGCACAGGAACTCAGGCATGAGGAAGCACAGAGGAGGGCGAAACCCAAGAAACCAAGGCAGGCAGTGGATTAAGAAAGAGAGTGGAAATGTAGATTAA
- the LOC131331803 gene encoding glycine--tRNA ligase, chloroplastic/mitochondrial 2 isoform X2, which yields MAILSLPIISSLLKRHKPHLSFLLTRTPRTTCALFRKRYLTNTTAVSAITTPSNPKQSPTNQDPDKNNNNSNASSVLTFQQAIQRLQEYWASEGCAVMQCSNTEVGAGTMNPLTFLRVLGPEPWNVAYVEPSIRPDDSRYGENPNRLQRHTQFQVILKPDPGNSQDLYIRSLSALGINVNEHDIRFVEDNWESPVLGAWGLGWEIWMDGMEITQFTYFQQAGSLQLMPVSVEITYGLERILMLLQGVDHFKKIQYANGITYGELFLENEKEMSGYYLEHASVAHLQKHFDHFEEEARSLLDLGLAIPAYDQLLKTSHAFNILDSRGYVGVTERARYFGRMRSLARQCAQLWLKTRESLGHPLGVVSEPDHLVCPKDILEAAVRKVPMEPRMFVLEIGTEELPPADVVNASQQLKDLIVQLLEKQRLSHGKVLVFCTPRRLVVQVESLCSRQVENEVEVRGPPVSKAFDHQGSPTKAADGFCRRYALPLDSLYRKAEGKVEYVYARIVEPVRLALEVLSEDLPSTVARISFPKSMRWNSQVMFSRPIRWVLALHGDVVIPFAFAGVLSGNLSYGLRNTPSATVRVESAESYSHVMQHAGISVEIEQRKSTILERSNALAKSVSGRIVMQSDLLDEVANLVEAPVPVLGNFKESFLELPKDLLVMVMQKHQKYFAITNEDGRLLPHFIAVANGAINEMEVKKGNEAVLRARYEDAKFFYEMDTRKKFSEFRNQLNGILFHEKLGTMLDKMNRVQSTATQIGLALGISEEELQSVEDAASLVMSDLATAVVTEFTSLAGIMARHYARRDGYSEQISEALFEITLPRFSGDMLPKTDVGIVLSIADRLDSLVGLFGAGCQPSSNSDPFGLRRISYGLVQVLVEQNRNLDLRHALELAAAVQPLKIDAGSIDDVHQFVTRRLEQFLVDKGISSEVVRSILTERANWPCLAAKSSYKMEDLSRGELLPKVVEAYSRPTRIVRGKDVNVDMELSRWRILSKHLLNYYNH from the exons ATGGcgattctctctctacccataATCTCCTCTCTCCTCAAACGCCACAAACCCcacctctccttcctcctcacCAGAACGCCAAGGACGACCTGCGCCCTTTTCCGCAAGCGATATCTCACTAACACCACCGCAGTCTCTGCAATCACCACTCCTTCCAATCCTAAGCAATCACCGACCAACCAAGACCCAGataaaaacaacaacaatagcaaTGCCTCTTCGGTTCTCACTTTCCAACAAGCCATTCAGCGTCTCCAG GAATATTGGGCTTCTGAAGGATGTGCGGTAATGCAATGCAGCAACACCGAG GTTGGAGCTGGGACTATGAATCCTCTAActtttttaagggtacttggTCCAGAACCGTGGAATGTTGC GTACGTGGAGCCTAGCATCCGGCCAGATGACAGTCGCTATGGTGAAAACCCAAATAGACTTCAGCGCCACACTCAATTTCAG GTAATATTGAAACCTGATCCTGGAAATTCACAAGACCTATATATCCGAAGCCTATCAGCGCTAG GTATTAATGTCAATGAGCATGATATACGTTTTGTGGAGGACAATTGGGAAAGCCCG GTACTTGGCGCTTGGGGATTGGGCTGGGAAATTTGGATGGATGGGATGGAAATCACGCAATTCACCTACTTCCAGCAG GCTGGAAGTTTGCAATTGATGCCTGTATCTGTTGAGATAACTTATGGACTTGAACGTATCCTCATGTTACTTCAG GGAGTTGATCATTTCAAGAAAATCCAATATGCGAATGGAATTACATATGGAGAGCTTTTTCTAGAGAATGA GAAGGAAATGAGTGGATATTATCTGGAGCATGCCAGTGTTGCTCATCTTCAAAAACACTTTGACCACTTTGAGGAAGAAGCACGTTCTTTACTTGATTTAGGCCTTGCAATACCTGC GTATGATCAGCTTTTAAAGACATCTCATGCTTTTAATATTTTAGACTCTAGAGGCTATGTTGGGGTGACAGAACGGGCTCGCTATTTTGGTCGGATGCGCAG TTTAGCTCGTCAATGTGCACAACTATGGTTAAAGACAAGGGAGTCTCTTGGGCATCCTTTGGGTGTTGTTTCTGAACCTGATCATCTTGTCTGTCCCAAAGATATTCTGGAGGCAGCAGTTAGAAAG GTACCCATGGAACCAAGGATGTTTGTGCTTGAAATAGGGACAGAAGAGTTACCTCCTGCAGATGTAGTTAATGCAAGTCAACAA CTTAAAGATTTAATTGTGCAATTATTGGAGAAACAACGGTTGAGCCATGGCAAAGTGCTAGTATTTTGCACACCACGTAGACTTGTG GTTCAAGTTGAGAGCCTATGCTCTAGGCAAGTTGAAAATGAGGTTGAGGTTCGAGGACCTCCAGTTTCTAAGGCATTTGATCATCAAGGAAGTCCGACGAAG GCTGCTGATGGTTTTTGCCGTAGATATGCTTTACCTCTTGATTCCTTGTATAGAAAGGCTGAAG GAAAAGTGGAATATGTTTATGCTCGCATAGTGGAGCCTGTGAGACTTGCGTTGGAG GTTTTATCTGAAGACTTGCCCTCTACTGTTGCCAGAATATCATTCCCTAAGTCTATGCGTTGGAACTCTCAG GTCATGTTTAGTAGGCCAATTCGTTGGGTTTTGGCTCTCCATGGAGATGTAGTTATTCCCTTTGCATTTGCTGGTGTATTAAG TGGAAACCTATCTTATGGTCTTCGGAATACTCCATCAGCTACTGTAAGG GTTGAAAGTGCAGAATCTTACTCCCACGTAATGCAGCATGCTGGGATATCTGTTGAAATTGAG CAACGCAAGAGTACAATTCTGGAACGCTCCAATGCCTTAGCAAAAAGTGTTAGTGGGCGTATTGTTATGCAAAGTGATTTACTTGATGAG GTTGCAAATCTCGTTGAAGCGCCTGTTCCAGTACTGGGGAATTTTAAAGAGTCGTTCTTAGAGCTTCCAAAAGATCTACTAGTAATG GTTATGCAGAAGCACCAGAAGTATTTTGCAATAACCAACGAGGATGGAAGACTATTGCCACACTTCATTGCT GTTGCAAATGGCGCAATCAATGAGATGGAAGTGAAGAAAGGAAATGAAGCTGTACTCAG AGCTCGATACGAAGATGCTAAGTTTTTCTATGAGATGGACACGCGGAAAAAGTTTTCTGAATTTCGAAATCAACTAAATGGGATTCTTTTTCAT GAGAAGCTAGGGACAATGCTGGACAAGATGAACCGTGTTCAAAGTACAGCTACCCAGATTGGCTTGGCTCTCGGTATTAGTGAAGAGGAGCTCCAAAGTGTTGAGGATGCTGCTTCACTGGTCATGTCTGATCTTGCTACTGCTGTTGTTACGGAATTCACTTCCCTCGCAGGCATAATGGCACGACATTATGCCCGTAGAGATGGCTACTCAGAGCAG ATTTCAGAGGCACTATTTGAAATCACACTACCAAGATTTTCTGGAGATATGCTTCCAAAAACTGATGTGGGGATTGTTTTGTCAATTGCTGACAG gTTAGATAGCCTTGTTGGCTTATTTGGAGCTGGATGTCAGCCAAGCTCCAATAGTGACCCTTTTGGCCTGCGGAGAATATCTTATGGCCTT GTTCAAGTGTTGGTTGAGCAAAACAGAAATTTAGACTTAAGACATGCTTTGGAACTTGCCGCTGCTGTCCAACCCTTGAAAATAGATGCTGGATCCATTGATGAC GTACATCAATTTGTAACCCGGCGGCTGGAGCAATTTCTG GTTGACAAGGGAATTAGTTCAGAGGTTGTCCGTTCAATTCTTACAGAACGTGCAAACTGGCCTTGTCTGGCAGCAAAATCTTCATATAAA ATGGAAGACTTGTCAAGGGGTGAGCTGCTGCCTAAGGTGGTTGAAGCGTATTCTCGTCCAACAAGAATTGTTCGGGGAAAGGATGTGAATGTTGACATggag CTATCGAGGTGGAGGATTTTGTCGAAGCATCTGCTCAACTATTACAACCATTAG
- the LOC131331803 gene encoding glycine--tRNA ligase, chloroplastic/mitochondrial 2 isoform X1, with translation MAILSLPIISSLLKRHKPHLSFLLTRTPRTTCALFRKRYLTNTTAVSAITTPSNPKQSPTNQDPDKNNNNSNASSVLTFQQAIQRLQEYWASEGCAVMQCSNTEVGAGTMNPLTFLRVLGPEPWNVAYVEPSIRPDDSRYGENPNRLQRHTQFQVILKPDPGNSQDLYIRSLSALGINVNEHDIRFVEDNWESPVLGAWGLGWEIWMDGMEITQFTYFQQAGSLQLMPVSVEITYGLERILMLLQGVDHFKKIQYANGITYGELFLENEKEMSGYYLEHASVAHLQKHFDHFEEEARSLLDLGLAIPAYDQLLKTSHAFNILDSRGYVGVTERARYFGRMRSLARQCAQLWLKTRESLGHPLGVVSEPDHLVCPKDILEAAVRKVPMEPRMFVLEIGTEELPPADVVNASQQLKDLIVQLLEKQRLSHGKVLVFCTPRRLVVQVESLCSRQVENEVEVRGPPVSKAFDHQGSPTKAADGFCRRYALPLDSLYRKAEGKVEYVYARIVEPVRLALEVLSEDLPSTVARISFPKSMRWNSQVMFSRPIRWVLALHGDVVIPFAFAGVLSGNLSYGLRNTPSATVRVESAESYSHVMQHAGISVEIEQRKSTILERSNALAKSVSGRIVMQSDLLDEVANLVEAPVPVLGNFKESFLELPKDLLVMVMQKHQKYFAITNEDGRLLPHFIAVANGAINEMEVKKGNEAVLRARYEDAKFFYEMDTRKKFSEFRNQLNGILFHEKLGTMLDKMNRVQSTATQIGLALGISEEELQSVEDAASLVMSDLATAVVTEFTSLAGIMARHYARRDGYSEQISEALFEITLPRFSGDMLPKTDVGIVLSIADRLDSLVGLFGAGCQPSSNSDPFGLRRISYGLVQVLVEQNRNLDLRHALELAAAVQPLKIDAGSIDDVHQFVTRRLEQFLVDKGISSEVVRSILTERANWPCLAAKSSYKMEDLSRGELLPKVVEAYSRPTRIVRGKDVNVDMEVDEAAFETDEERALWSTFLSLRSKIHPAIEVEDFVEASAQLLQPLEDFFNNVFVMVEDEKIRKNRLSLLKKIADLPRGIADLSVLPGF, from the exons ATGGcgattctctctctacccataATCTCCTCTCTCCTCAAACGCCACAAACCCcacctctccttcctcctcacCAGAACGCCAAGGACGACCTGCGCCCTTTTCCGCAAGCGATATCTCACTAACACCACCGCAGTCTCTGCAATCACCACTCCTTCCAATCCTAAGCAATCACCGACCAACCAAGACCCAGataaaaacaacaacaatagcaaTGCCTCTTCGGTTCTCACTTTCCAACAAGCCATTCAGCGTCTCCAG GAATATTGGGCTTCTGAAGGATGTGCGGTAATGCAATGCAGCAACACCGAG GTTGGAGCTGGGACTATGAATCCTCTAActtttttaagggtacttggTCCAGAACCGTGGAATGTTGC GTACGTGGAGCCTAGCATCCGGCCAGATGACAGTCGCTATGGTGAAAACCCAAATAGACTTCAGCGCCACACTCAATTTCAG GTAATATTGAAACCTGATCCTGGAAATTCACAAGACCTATATATCCGAAGCCTATCAGCGCTAG GTATTAATGTCAATGAGCATGATATACGTTTTGTGGAGGACAATTGGGAAAGCCCG GTACTTGGCGCTTGGGGATTGGGCTGGGAAATTTGGATGGATGGGATGGAAATCACGCAATTCACCTACTTCCAGCAG GCTGGAAGTTTGCAATTGATGCCTGTATCTGTTGAGATAACTTATGGACTTGAACGTATCCTCATGTTACTTCAG GGAGTTGATCATTTCAAGAAAATCCAATATGCGAATGGAATTACATATGGAGAGCTTTTTCTAGAGAATGA GAAGGAAATGAGTGGATATTATCTGGAGCATGCCAGTGTTGCTCATCTTCAAAAACACTTTGACCACTTTGAGGAAGAAGCACGTTCTTTACTTGATTTAGGCCTTGCAATACCTGC GTATGATCAGCTTTTAAAGACATCTCATGCTTTTAATATTTTAGACTCTAGAGGCTATGTTGGGGTGACAGAACGGGCTCGCTATTTTGGTCGGATGCGCAG TTTAGCTCGTCAATGTGCACAACTATGGTTAAAGACAAGGGAGTCTCTTGGGCATCCTTTGGGTGTTGTTTCTGAACCTGATCATCTTGTCTGTCCCAAAGATATTCTGGAGGCAGCAGTTAGAAAG GTACCCATGGAACCAAGGATGTTTGTGCTTGAAATAGGGACAGAAGAGTTACCTCCTGCAGATGTAGTTAATGCAAGTCAACAA CTTAAAGATTTAATTGTGCAATTATTGGAGAAACAACGGTTGAGCCATGGCAAAGTGCTAGTATTTTGCACACCACGTAGACTTGTG GTTCAAGTTGAGAGCCTATGCTCTAGGCAAGTTGAAAATGAGGTTGAGGTTCGAGGACCTCCAGTTTCTAAGGCATTTGATCATCAAGGAAGTCCGACGAAG GCTGCTGATGGTTTTTGCCGTAGATATGCTTTACCTCTTGATTCCTTGTATAGAAAGGCTGAAG GAAAAGTGGAATATGTTTATGCTCGCATAGTGGAGCCTGTGAGACTTGCGTTGGAG GTTTTATCTGAAGACTTGCCCTCTACTGTTGCCAGAATATCATTCCCTAAGTCTATGCGTTGGAACTCTCAG GTCATGTTTAGTAGGCCAATTCGTTGGGTTTTGGCTCTCCATGGAGATGTAGTTATTCCCTTTGCATTTGCTGGTGTATTAAG TGGAAACCTATCTTATGGTCTTCGGAATACTCCATCAGCTACTGTAAGG GTTGAAAGTGCAGAATCTTACTCCCACGTAATGCAGCATGCTGGGATATCTGTTGAAATTGAG CAACGCAAGAGTACAATTCTGGAACGCTCCAATGCCTTAGCAAAAAGTGTTAGTGGGCGTATTGTTATGCAAAGTGATTTACTTGATGAG GTTGCAAATCTCGTTGAAGCGCCTGTTCCAGTACTGGGGAATTTTAAAGAGTCGTTCTTAGAGCTTCCAAAAGATCTACTAGTAATG GTTATGCAGAAGCACCAGAAGTATTTTGCAATAACCAACGAGGATGGAAGACTATTGCCACACTTCATTGCT GTTGCAAATGGCGCAATCAATGAGATGGAAGTGAAGAAAGGAAATGAAGCTGTACTCAG AGCTCGATACGAAGATGCTAAGTTTTTCTATGAGATGGACACGCGGAAAAAGTTTTCTGAATTTCGAAATCAACTAAATGGGATTCTTTTTCAT GAGAAGCTAGGGACAATGCTGGACAAGATGAACCGTGTTCAAAGTACAGCTACCCAGATTGGCTTGGCTCTCGGTATTAGTGAAGAGGAGCTCCAAAGTGTTGAGGATGCTGCTTCACTGGTCATGTCTGATCTTGCTACTGCTGTTGTTACGGAATTCACTTCCCTCGCAGGCATAATGGCACGACATTATGCCCGTAGAGATGGCTACTCAGAGCAG ATTTCAGAGGCACTATTTGAAATCACACTACCAAGATTTTCTGGAGATATGCTTCCAAAAACTGATGTGGGGATTGTTTTGTCAATTGCTGACAG gTTAGATAGCCTTGTTGGCTTATTTGGAGCTGGATGTCAGCCAAGCTCCAATAGTGACCCTTTTGGCCTGCGGAGAATATCTTATGGCCTT GTTCAAGTGTTGGTTGAGCAAAACAGAAATTTAGACTTAAGACATGCTTTGGAACTTGCCGCTGCTGTCCAACCCTTGAAAATAGATGCTGGATCCATTGATGAC GTACATCAATTTGTAACCCGGCGGCTGGAGCAATTTCTG GTTGACAAGGGAATTAGTTCAGAGGTTGTCCGTTCAATTCTTACAGAACGTGCAAACTGGCCTTGTCTGGCAGCAAAATCTTCATATAAA ATGGAAGACTTGTCAAGGGGTGAGCTGCTGCCTAAGGTGGTTGAAGCGTATTCTCGTCCAACAAGAATTGTTCGGGGAAAGGATGTGAATGTTGACATggag GTGGATGAGGCTGCATTTGAAACGGATGAAGAAAGAGCTTTGTGGAGCACTTTCTTGTCCTTAAGAAGCAAAATTCATCCTG CTATCGAGGTGGAGGATTTTGTCGAAGCATCTGCTCAACTATTACAACCATTAGAGGACTTTTTCAATAATGTTTTCGTGATGGTG GAAGATGAAAAAATACGAAAGAATAGGCTATCGCTACTCAAGAAAATTGCAGACCTTCCTAGAGGGATAGCAGACCTCTCAGTTTTGCCtggattttag
- the LOC131331803 gene encoding glycine--tRNA ligase, chloroplastic/mitochondrial 2 isoform X3, producing the protein MDGMEITQFTYFQQAGSLQLMPVSVEITYGLERILMLLQGVDHFKKIQYANGITYGELFLENEKEMSGYYLEHASVAHLQKHFDHFEEEARSLLDLGLAIPAYDQLLKTSHAFNILDSRGYVGVTERARYFGRMRSLARQCAQLWLKTRESLGHPLGVVSEPDHLVCPKDILEAAVRKVPMEPRMFVLEIGTEELPPADVVNASQQLKDLIVQLLEKQRLSHGKVLVFCTPRRLVVQVESLCSRQVENEVEVRGPPVSKAFDHQGSPTKAADGFCRRYALPLDSLYRKAEGKVEYVYARIVEPVRLALEVLSEDLPSTVARISFPKSMRWNSQVMFSRPIRWVLALHGDVVIPFAFAGVLSGNLSYGLRNTPSATVRVESAESYSHVMQHAGISVEIEQRKSTILERSNALAKSVSGRIVMQSDLLDEVANLVEAPVPVLGNFKESFLELPKDLLVMVMQKHQKYFAITNEDGRLLPHFIAVANGAINEMEVKKGNEAVLRARYEDAKFFYEMDTRKKFSEFRNQLNGILFHEKLGTMLDKMNRVQSTATQIGLALGISEEELQSVEDAASLVMSDLATAVVTEFTSLAGIMARHYARRDGYSEQISEALFEITLPRFSGDMLPKTDVGIVLSIADRLDSLVGLFGAGCQPSSNSDPFGLRRISYGLVQVLVEQNRNLDLRHALELAAAVQPLKIDAGSIDDVHQFVTRRLEQFLVDKGISSEVVRSILTERANWPCLAAKSSYKMEDLSRGELLPKVVEAYSRPTRIVRGKDVNVDMEVDEAAFETDEERALWSTFLSLRSKIHPAIEVEDFVEASAQLLQPLEDFFNNVFVMVEDEKIRKNRLSLLKKIADLPRGIADLSVLPGF; encoded by the exons ATGGATGGGATGGAAATCACGCAATTCACCTACTTCCAGCAG GCTGGAAGTTTGCAATTGATGCCTGTATCTGTTGAGATAACTTATGGACTTGAACGTATCCTCATGTTACTTCAG GGAGTTGATCATTTCAAGAAAATCCAATATGCGAATGGAATTACATATGGAGAGCTTTTTCTAGAGAATGA GAAGGAAATGAGTGGATATTATCTGGAGCATGCCAGTGTTGCTCATCTTCAAAAACACTTTGACCACTTTGAGGAAGAAGCACGTTCTTTACTTGATTTAGGCCTTGCAATACCTGC GTATGATCAGCTTTTAAAGACATCTCATGCTTTTAATATTTTAGACTCTAGAGGCTATGTTGGGGTGACAGAACGGGCTCGCTATTTTGGTCGGATGCGCAG TTTAGCTCGTCAATGTGCACAACTATGGTTAAAGACAAGGGAGTCTCTTGGGCATCCTTTGGGTGTTGTTTCTGAACCTGATCATCTTGTCTGTCCCAAAGATATTCTGGAGGCAGCAGTTAGAAAG GTACCCATGGAACCAAGGATGTTTGTGCTTGAAATAGGGACAGAAGAGTTACCTCCTGCAGATGTAGTTAATGCAAGTCAACAA CTTAAAGATTTAATTGTGCAATTATTGGAGAAACAACGGTTGAGCCATGGCAAAGTGCTAGTATTTTGCACACCACGTAGACTTGTG GTTCAAGTTGAGAGCCTATGCTCTAGGCAAGTTGAAAATGAGGTTGAGGTTCGAGGACCTCCAGTTTCTAAGGCATTTGATCATCAAGGAAGTCCGACGAAG GCTGCTGATGGTTTTTGCCGTAGATATGCTTTACCTCTTGATTCCTTGTATAGAAAGGCTGAAG GAAAAGTGGAATATGTTTATGCTCGCATAGTGGAGCCTGTGAGACTTGCGTTGGAG GTTTTATCTGAAGACTTGCCCTCTACTGTTGCCAGAATATCATTCCCTAAGTCTATGCGTTGGAACTCTCAG GTCATGTTTAGTAGGCCAATTCGTTGGGTTTTGGCTCTCCATGGAGATGTAGTTATTCCCTTTGCATTTGCTGGTGTATTAAG TGGAAACCTATCTTATGGTCTTCGGAATACTCCATCAGCTACTGTAAGG GTTGAAAGTGCAGAATCTTACTCCCACGTAATGCAGCATGCTGGGATATCTGTTGAAATTGAG CAACGCAAGAGTACAATTCTGGAACGCTCCAATGCCTTAGCAAAAAGTGTTAGTGGGCGTATTGTTATGCAAAGTGATTTACTTGATGAG GTTGCAAATCTCGTTGAAGCGCCTGTTCCAGTACTGGGGAATTTTAAAGAGTCGTTCTTAGAGCTTCCAAAAGATCTACTAGTAATG GTTATGCAGAAGCACCAGAAGTATTTTGCAATAACCAACGAGGATGGAAGACTATTGCCACACTTCATTGCT GTTGCAAATGGCGCAATCAATGAGATGGAAGTGAAGAAAGGAAATGAAGCTGTACTCAG AGCTCGATACGAAGATGCTAAGTTTTTCTATGAGATGGACACGCGGAAAAAGTTTTCTGAATTTCGAAATCAACTAAATGGGATTCTTTTTCAT GAGAAGCTAGGGACAATGCTGGACAAGATGAACCGTGTTCAAAGTACAGCTACCCAGATTGGCTTGGCTCTCGGTATTAGTGAAGAGGAGCTCCAAAGTGTTGAGGATGCTGCTTCACTGGTCATGTCTGATCTTGCTACTGCTGTTGTTACGGAATTCACTTCCCTCGCAGGCATAATGGCACGACATTATGCCCGTAGAGATGGCTACTCAGAGCAG ATTTCAGAGGCACTATTTGAAATCACACTACCAAGATTTTCTGGAGATATGCTTCCAAAAACTGATGTGGGGATTGTTTTGTCAATTGCTGACAG gTTAGATAGCCTTGTTGGCTTATTTGGAGCTGGATGTCAGCCAAGCTCCAATAGTGACCCTTTTGGCCTGCGGAGAATATCTTATGGCCTT GTTCAAGTGTTGGTTGAGCAAAACAGAAATTTAGACTTAAGACATGCTTTGGAACTTGCCGCTGCTGTCCAACCCTTGAAAATAGATGCTGGATCCATTGATGAC GTACATCAATTTGTAACCCGGCGGCTGGAGCAATTTCTG GTTGACAAGGGAATTAGTTCAGAGGTTGTCCGTTCAATTCTTACAGAACGTGCAAACTGGCCTTGTCTGGCAGCAAAATCTTCATATAAA ATGGAAGACTTGTCAAGGGGTGAGCTGCTGCCTAAGGTGGTTGAAGCGTATTCTCGTCCAACAAGAATTGTTCGGGGAAAGGATGTGAATGTTGACATggag GTGGATGAGGCTGCATTTGAAACGGATGAAGAAAGAGCTTTGTGGAGCACTTTCTTGTCCTTAAGAAGCAAAATTCATCCTG CTATCGAGGTGGAGGATTTTGTCGAAGCATCTGCTCAACTATTACAACCATTAGAGGACTTTTTCAATAATGTTTTCGTGATGGTG GAAGATGAAAAAATACGAAAGAATAGGCTATCGCTACTCAAGAAAATTGCAGACCTTCCTAGAGGGATAGCAGACCTCTCAGTTTTGCCtggattttag